The nucleotide sequence GCAGCCTGTTCGAGGCCCTGCTCCGCTCCATCGTCTACCAACAGCTCCACGGCAAGGCCGCCGCCTCCATCCACGGCCGGGTGCTGGCGGAATTGAAAAAAGCCGGCGGCCCGACCCCGGCCGCCGCCGCCGCGACCTCCGACGAGGCCCTGCGGGCCGCCGGACTCTCCCGCAACAAGCACCTCGCCGTGCGCGATCTCGCGGCGCGCTGCCTCGATGGCACCGTGCCCACGCTGGCCGCCGCGCGGAAACTGCCCGACGACGAACTCATCACCCGCCTCACCGCCGTGCGCGGCATCGGCCCGTGGACCGTCCACATGCTGCTCCTCTTCCACCTCGGCCGGCCCGACGTCATGCCGACGGGCGACTTCGCCATCCGGCTCGCCTTCCAACGGCTGTATCGCCGCCGCACCGCGCCCACGCCCGCCGCCATCCTCCGTCACGCCCGCGCCTGGCAACCCTGCCGCTCCGTCGCCAGCTGGTACCTCTGGCGCTCCCTCGACACCCCCTGACCTTCCCTCCACGTCCATGAACCAAACCACCGCCCCGTTCCGCGCCGACAGCTACCCCGAGCACACCATCGGCCGGCTGATGGAAAATCCCGTCGCCGTTTTTCCCGGCCACCTGAGCGTCGCCGAGGCGGTCGAGCGCGTCCGCGAACTCGCCACCAAGCGGCTCTTCACCTAC is from Lacunisphaera limnophila and encodes:
- a CDS encoding DNA-3-methyladenine glycosylase family protein encodes the protein MKPALPYDPAAAVAHLRAADPVLAALIHRIGPFSLQLTPTRSLFEALLRSIVYQQLHGKAAASIHGRVLAELKKAGGPTPAAAAATSDEALRAAGLSRNKHLAVRDLAARCLDGTVPTLAAARKLPDDELITRLTAVRGIGPWTVHMLLLFHLGRPDVMPTGDFAIRLAFQRLYRRRTAPTPAAILRHARAWQPCRSVASWYLWRSLDTP